In Pelorhabdus rhamnosifermentans, the DNA window GCTTATTCCGTGACGTAGTAGCGCAGCTTCAGCGCCGCGCGCAGCCGCTGCAGGCGCAGTTCGAGGAAGGAAAGCTGCGCGTCGAGCAGGGCCTGCCTGGCTTCGAGCACTGCGCTCATGGGGCCGTTGCCGCTGCGGTATTCGGCCAGTGTGGCGTCCACTCGTGCCGTGAATGGCGGCAGCACGTCGGCCTGGTAGCGGTCGATGCGCTGGCCCAGCGCTTCCCACTCCCGGTATGTGC includes these proteins:
- a CDS encoding TolC family protein, with protein sequence TYREWEALGQRIDRYQADVLPPFTARVDATLAEYRSGNGPMSAVLEARQALLDAQLSFLELRLQRLRAALKLRYYVTE